Proteins from a single region of Lysinibacillus sp. JNUCC-52:
- a CDS encoding ArsR/SmtB family transcription factor, whose product MNCQKVLLAIGDETRQSILLVLMETDCQTGLRVGEITEQTHLSRPAVSHHLKILRDAGIILMRKEGTKNFYYIDIRTKLSLLKTLIVDIETLLKQYD is encoded by the coding sequence ATGAATTGTCAAAAAGTACTATTGGCTATCGGTGATGAAACACGTCAATCGATTTTGTTAGTTTTAATGGAAACAGATTGTCAAACAGGATTGCGTGTAGGTGAAATTACGGAACAAACACACCTTTCTAGACCTGCAGTGTCACATCACCTAAAAATTTTACGAGATGCAGGAATTATTTTAATGCGAAAAGAAGGTACAAAAAACTTTTATTATATTGATATTCGGACAAAATTAAGCCTATTAAAAACGCTTATTGTGGATATTGA